AATTAGCCCTCGTAAAATACGAGGGCGGTAAACCCATTTAAGGGAAAGGCAATGTTGCCACTGCTTACACATAATATACTACATTTTCAGGTAAAAAGTCAAGAAAAAGAGATTTTTTTCTAAAAATTCTTTCAAAAACAAAAAAAGGCGTATTTCTACGCCCTTATTGTTTGATCTTATCTATTCACGCCAATTCTCGCTGAATAGGTAAATCTTCGACCGCTGATACCTGTTGCCTCTGCGATAATCAAATATGTGCCATTGGCGACGAAACGTCCTGATTGGTTGGTTAAATCCCATATAATCGCGTTATCGGCGGCGTTTTGTACGGGCGGGTTTGAAACCCGCCCGTACGCGGCGGTTTCCGTGAATACAACATTCCCCAAATTATCCAAAATTCGCAGGTTTATTGTTGCGGGTTCGGAGGTGATTACGCTGATTTTTGCTACCTCGGAAACGATTGCATTTTCGATAATGATGCCGTGTTCTCGCGGTTGTGCGTCCGGGCGAGGACGAATGAATGTGCCGTTGTCGCCGGTATTCATACGCAAAAACGGCATACCGTTGTTTGTATCGGGGTTAATGTCCCAAATGTTGTTAAAGTCCCAGCCGATAAATGTACTTTGTTGGCGCATTTGAAAGGTGGTACGCGGAATTCCTCTGCCGTCGTCGTTTCTGCCTGATGTTTGGCTGTCGAAGAACGAGTTGGTGATTGTGCCGCCTTGGTTTACTCCGATTAAGCCGCCGATGTTGGTAGTCGAGCCAAAAACCGAGCCGGTCGAATAACCGTTCTCAATCGTGCCGAAATTTACACCTACAGCACCGCCGCCCGTTGCGGCGTTTGCAGGTGTCGTTTGTTCAATTGTAGTCGATATGTTTGAATTTGGGGAGAGAGCCACCCGAAACCCGCTGAGGAGCCACCTGATGTCAGGGCGGTTGAAGTTCCGAAGAGCAACCCGCGTGCCCTCCGCGACATAGTTCCAACAGCCGCCGCGAAACACGCGATGAGAGCCCGATACGGTACTCGTCCATTCCCACACATTTCCGCTCATATCGTGGATACCTAATTCATTTGGTGCAAGACCTCCTACCGGGCGGGTTTGACTTCCACTGTTTGCGTTATGCCAAGCTACTTCTGTTACTGTATTGCTACCTGCCCAAATAAAATCCACTCCGCCGTTATTCCCCTGCCGACGATTTCCACCGCGAGCTGCAAATTCCCACTCAAATTCCGTCGGTAATCTTGCGCCGATTCGTGCTAAAAAACCATCCGCGGAAGTTATATCATTAAAACTTACCATCTCTA
The DNA window shown above is from Chitinivibrionia bacterium and carries:
- a CDS encoding SUMF1/EgtB/PvdO family nonheme iron enzyme; this translates as MKNSVKFFAAILVIVAGVSAQNVSISNAQELRDFAAQVNSGNNFIGRTITLTADIDLNGTPEWVPIANTEARAFMGTFNGNGRTVSGVKINNLSTDGNLGFFGVIGNSGVVRNLSVDVNIVGGNLAGAIAAVNRGTIEEVRVSGLVAAPTVGGLVAENRGTIRNFHSSVQTVVAVGTAGFPLSTTLPLNPGEGQGVRLMVRGIYIDLIYVAPGTFRFGACASRTPATVGTNHTISRGFWIGRFPITQAQYQAVMTGHPTLSAVPSHFRGGAAAGSTNLPNNPVEMVSFNDITSADGFLARIGARLPTEFEWEFAARGGNRRQGNNGGVDFIWAGSNTVTEVAWHNANSGSQTRPVGGLAPNELGIHDMSGNVWEWTSTVSGSHRVFRGGCWNYVAEGTRVALRNFNRPDIRWLLSGFRVALSPNSNISTTIEQTTPANAATGGGAVGVNFGTIENGYSTGSVFGSTTNIGGLIGVNQGGTITNSFFDSQTSGRNDDGRGIPRTTFQMRQQSTFIGWDFNNIWDINPDTNNGMPFLRMNTGDNGTFIRPRPDAQPREHGIIIENAIVSEVAKISVITSEPATINLRILDNLGNVVFTETAAYGRVSNPPVQNAADNAIIWDLTNQSGRFVANGTYLIIAEATGISGRRFTYSARIGVNR